One Brevibacillus choshinensis genomic window carries:
- a CDS encoding alpha-hydroxy-acid oxidizing protein: protein MTEAEKTKESLQFTRVNKETQAMPISFEDWEEKARELLPGGPFDYIAGGSGAEETLATNRSAFAKWAIVPRMLRDVSQRSLGIELFGQQLKTPVMLAPVGMQAIAHPEGELATAKAAAAAGVPMVVSTVSAHTLEQIAETMGDAHRWFQLYWSNDREVCASMVKRAEAAGYSAIVLTVDTVMLGWKRRDFRNGYSPLREGRGLANYISDPVFCSRLPEVSVENAVEEVLRNIYHPTLSWADIDYLRQHTSLPILVKGILHPDDARIALERGVDGIIVSNHGGRQLDGAISTLDALPAIVEAVDGRIPVLLDSGVRTGSDVVKALALGANAVLIGRPFMFGLAVAGERGVANVLETLIHELDVSVALSGSNRVSDLNRSILVRL from the coding sequence ATGACAGAAGCGGAAAAAACAAAGGAGAGCTTGCAGTTTACGCGGGTGAACAAAGAAACGCAAGCGATGCCAATCTCGTTCGAGGATTGGGAAGAAAAGGCACGGGAGCTGCTGCCCGGGGGCCCTTTTGACTATATTGCCGGAGGTTCAGGAGCGGAAGAAACGCTGGCAACCAACCGCTCGGCATTTGCAAAATGGGCGATTGTCCCACGGATGCTCCGGGATGTTTCCCAGCGCAGCTTGGGAATTGAGCTTTTTGGTCAGCAGTTGAAAACGCCCGTGATGCTGGCACCGGTAGGTATGCAGGCCATCGCCCATCCGGAAGGAGAATTGGCGACAGCAAAAGCGGCAGCGGCAGCGGGTGTGCCCATGGTGGTCAGCACGGTTTCCGCTCATACGCTCGAGCAGATTGCGGAAACGATGGGAGACGCGCACAGGTGGTTCCAGCTCTACTGGTCAAACGATCGGGAAGTGTGTGCTAGCATGGTAAAGAGAGCGGAGGCTGCAGGCTATTCCGCGATCGTCCTCACAGTAGACACAGTCATGCTCGGATGGAAACGTCGCGATTTCCGAAACGGCTATTCTCCACTGCGCGAAGGGAGGGGGCTTGCCAACTACATTTCCGATCCGGTTTTCTGCTCCAGACTGCCTGAAGTTTCTGTGGAGAACGCTGTGGAGGAAGTTCTGCGCAACATCTACCATCCGACACTCAGCTGGGCGGATATTGACTATTTGCGCCAGCATACGAGCTTGCCTATTCTCGTAAAGGGAATTCTGCATCCGGACGACGCCAGGATTGCTCTCGAGCGCGGCGTCGACGGCATCATCGTCTCCAATCACGGTGGACGTCAGTTGGATGGGGCTATCTCAACACTTGATGCGCTGCCGGCTATTGTGGAAGCAGTAGACGGACGCATCCCGGTTTTGCTCGACAGTGGCGTGAGAACCGGTTCGGACGTGGTAAAGGCGCTGGCATTGGGAGCAAACGCCGTATTAATCGGCCGACCCTTCATGTTTGGATTGGCAGTCGCGGGGGAACGGGGAGTTGCCAATGTCCTCGAAACGTTGATTCATGAGCTTGACGTTTCTGTAGCGCTATCGGGAAGCAATCGGGTATCCGATTTAAATAGGAGCATTCTCGTACGCTTGTAA
- a CDS encoding alpha/beta fold hydrolase — protein sequence MSEQLRSIDGIELCVEGFGRQDDPAILLVMGATASMIWWETEFCQRLADKGYFVIRYDNRDVGRSTTYEVGSPGYTFEDMADDAVRVLDSFGIKQAHIVGMSMGGLLTQIVALRHTDRVLSISLVMTSNFAPHLPPMEEKVAAFFSNAGSIDWTDEQAVVASSVEKWKVLRGSKHSWDREKIEKLTREEFKRARNIASMNNHAFVTGAETYVVRTHEIPQPTLVIHGTEDPIIPYVHGVHLANTVPGAALLTLTGTGHELHEQDWDAMIEAICAHTAAAK from the coding sequence ATGAGCGAACAATTACGATCCATCGATGGAATTGAACTATGTGTAGAGGGCTTTGGCCGCCAAGACGATCCGGCCATCCTGCTAGTGATGGGGGCGACCGCCTCGATGATTTGGTGGGAAACGGAGTTTTGCCAGCGTCTGGCTGACAAAGGATACTTCGTCATTCGCTACGACAATCGGGACGTTGGCCGATCAACCACTTACGAGGTGGGCTCTCCCGGCTACACGTTTGAAGATATGGCGGATGACGCTGTACGCGTACTCGACTCCTTTGGAATCAAGCAAGCCCATATCGTCGGGATGTCGATGGGCGGACTGCTCACCCAAATCGTTGCGCTTCGCCACACGGACCGCGTCCTGTCGATTTCGCTTGTGATGACATCCAATTTTGCGCCGCATCTGCCCCCCATGGAGGAAAAGGTGGCCGCATTCTTTTCAAATGCCGGAAGCATCGATTGGACGGATGAGCAAGCAGTCGTCGCCTCGTCAGTCGAAAAATGGAAGGTTCTGAGAGGAAGCAAGCATTCATGGGACCGTGAAAAGATCGAAAAGCTGACGAGAGAAGAATTCAAGCGCGCCCGCAATATTGCCAGCATGAACAACCACGCCTTTGTCACCGGCGCCGAGACTTACGTGGTGCGAACACACGAGATTCCGCAGCCGACATTGGTGATTCATGGCACAGAAGATCCGATCATCCCCTATGTGCATGGTGTCCATCTCGCAAACACCGTACCGGGGGCTGCACTCCTGACACTGACAGGCACGGGACACGAGCTTCATGAGCAGGACTGGGATGCCATGATCGAGGCGATTTGCGCGCATACGGCTGCTGCAAAATAA
- a CDS encoding sensor domain-containing protein, producing the protein MRNEAVVELSPQEWEDLLQEKDEKLKLALLELADVRKALDKSSIVAITDHRGVILSANDQFCRISKYTRSELIGQDHRLLNSGYHSKDFFKKMWATIGSGQIWRGEIRNKAKDGSLYWVDTTIVPFVNQAGKIYQYVSIRSDITARKQMEEDMLKSEAKYRIIAENTSDIISMINADGDFLYLSPSHKTLWEHDIPDEHIQNLLEWIAEEDREIMGYAIGYTFSTGKGYMTECRINTKRETPIWTETKINPIFDEDGNVSSLILVTRDITDRKQSEETIHHLAYHDSLTDLPNRRMYVQQLTKEIMLGKRFQSNMAVLFLDMDKFKDINDSFGHDVGDMLLIEAASRLQACVQPGDIVARLGGDEFTILLSQLTDTKQAEAVAEQILSQLQKPFELNGHLVTVSCSIGIALFPQDGETAEDLLKRADTALYAVKSQGRNGYSLFDPTMEAKSLERILMENELRKAIDQEQFHVYYQPKMDIGSQTLTGMEALVRWVHPELGLISPGKFIPIAEESGLIVELGEWILKEACKQNKKWHEEGHELKVSVNLSARQIFQKDLVEMITTTLKELELSAEWLELEITESIFVKMEEATVVLQQLRAAGIHISIDDFGTGYSSFSYIKSLPVDTIKIDASFIRDIHHNQESQAIVKAIVTIADSLQMNVIAEGIELDDQVEALQQNGCVHGQGYLFSKPLATHEFDSFLRRQ; encoded by the coding sequence ATGAGAAACGAAGCCGTAGTAGAACTATCACCGCAAGAATGGGAAGACTTGCTGCAGGAAAAAGACGAGAAATTGAAGCTGGCCCTGCTAGAATTGGCTGATGTCAGAAAAGCATTGGACAAATCCTCGATTGTAGCAATTACGGATCATCGGGGGGTGATCCTGAGCGCGAACGATCAGTTTTGCCGGATATCCAAATACACGCGCAGTGAGTTGATCGGGCAAGATCATCGACTGCTCAATTCCGGTTATCATTCCAAGGATTTCTTCAAAAAAATGTGGGCGACGATCGGATCGGGTCAAATCTGGCGAGGAGAGATTCGCAACAAAGCGAAGGACGGCTCTTTGTATTGGGTCGACACGACCATCGTCCCTTTCGTCAATCAGGCGGGGAAGATCTATCAGTACGTGTCTATTCGCAGCGACATCACGGCACGCAAACAGATGGAAGAAGACATGCTGAAAAGTGAAGCGAAATACAGAATCATTGCGGAAAACACATCGGACATCATTTCCATGATCAATGCGGACGGCGATTTTCTCTACCTGTCTCCTTCCCATAAAACGTTGTGGGAGCACGATATTCCGGACGAGCACATTCAAAACCTGCTGGAGTGGATCGCGGAAGAGGACAGAGAAATCATGGGCTATGCGATCGGCTACACGTTTTCTACGGGAAAAGGCTACATGACGGAGTGCCGAATCAATACCAAGCGGGAGACTCCGATCTGGACGGAGACTAAAATCAATCCGATCTTCGATGAGGATGGAAATGTGAGCAGCCTGATTCTCGTCACGCGCGATATTACAGACCGCAAGCAGTCGGAGGAAACAATCCATCATTTGGCGTACCACGATTCGCTGACGGATTTGCCCAACCGACGCATGTACGTCCAGCAGCTGACCAAGGAAATCATGCTGGGCAAACGATTCCAGTCGAATATGGCCGTCCTGTTTCTCGATATGGACAAGTTCAAGGATATCAACGACTCGTTCGGTCATGACGTAGGGGACATGCTGCTCATAGAAGCTGCGAGCCGCTTGCAGGCGTGCGTCCAGCCCGGGGATATCGTCGCACGTCTGGGCGGTGACGAATTCACCATCCTGCTCAGCCAGCTGACAGATACCAAGCAAGCGGAGGCTGTCGCCGAGCAGATCCTGAGCCAGCTGCAAAAGCCTTTCGAGCTGAACGGCCACCTGGTGACGGTCTCCTGCAGTATCGGGATCGCTCTCTTTCCGCAGGATGGAGAGACTGCGGAGGACCTGTTGAAGCGGGCAGATACTGCTTTGTATGCGGTGAAATCACAGGGGCGCAACGGCTATTCCTTGTTCGATCCGACGATGGAGGCCAAGTCGCTGGAGCGGATCTTGATGGAAAACGAGCTGCGCAAAGCAATCGATCAGGAGCAATTCCATGTCTACTACCAGCCCAAAATGGATATTGGCTCCCAGACCCTGACAGGGATGGAAGCGCTCGTGCGATGGGTACACCCGGAGCTGGGCCTCATTTCTCCCGGAAAGTTCATCCCGATCGCGGAGGAATCCGGGCTTATCGTCGAATTGGGAGAATGGATTCTGAAAGAGGCGTGCAAGCAAAACAAAAAATGGCACGAGGAAGGGCATGAGCTAAAGGTGTCCGTGAATTTGTCTGCTCGGCAGATTTTCCAGAAGGACCTCGTGGAGATGATCACGACCACATTGAAAGAGCTGGAGCTGTCGGCTGAGTGGCTGGAGCTGGAAATCACGGAGAGCATTTTTGTCAAAATGGAAGAAGCGACCGTCGTTTTGCAGCAGCTTCGTGCAGCGGGCATTCACATTTCCATTGACGATTTTGGGACGGGCTACAGCTCCTTCAGCTACATCAAGAGCCTGCCAGTGGATACGATCAAAATCGATGCCTCGTTTATTCGGGATATTCACCACAATCAGGAGAGTCAGGCCATTGTCAAAGCGATCGTCACCATCGCGGACAGCCTGCAAATGAATGTGATCGCAGAAGGGATTGAGCTGGATGACCAGGTAGAGGCGCTGCAGCAAAACGGCTGTGTGCACGGTCAAGGCTACCTGTTCAGCAAACCGCTCGCGACACATGAGTTCGATAGCTTTTTACGCAGGCAATAG